One Gossypium raimondii isolate GPD5lz chromosome 3, ASM2569854v1, whole genome shotgun sequence genomic window carries:
- the LOC105795080 gene encoding probable protein phosphatase 2C 9 isoform X1 produces the protein MDNLCCFNSVYSQGRRSSCSSGKGRSHQGLVKYGFTLVKGKANHPMEDYHVAKFAQHRGHELGLFAIYDGHLGDSVPAYLQKHLFSNILKDEEFWTNPRGSISKAYEQTDQAILTHTPDLGRGGSTAVTAILIDGLKLWVANIGDSRAVLSKEGQAIQMSIDHEPNTERGSIENRGGFVSNMPGDVARVNGQLAVSRAFGDKNLKSHLRSDPDMKTVDIDSDTELLILASDGLWKVMSNQEAVDIAKKTKDPLRAAKRLITESLNRDSKDDISCIVVRFKG, from the exons ATGGATAATCTATGTTGCTTCAACTCAGTCTATTCTCAG gGAAGACGTTCTTCGTGTAGCTCTGGAAAGGGTAGAAGCCATCAGGGGCTTGTCAAGTATGGCTTCACCTTGGTGAAAGGAAAAGCAAATCATCCCATGGAGGATTATCATGTTGCAAAGTTTGCTCAGCATCGGGGACATGAGCTCGGACTTTTTGCCATATATGATGGCCATTTGGGAGATAGCGTACCAGCCTATCTGCAAAAGCATTTGTTTTCCAACATCTTGAAGGAT GAGGAGTTTTGGACCAATCCCAGGGGGTCCATCTCTAAAGCTTATGAGCAGACAGACCAAGCAATTCTCACACACACTCCCGACTTGGGTCGAGGGGGATCCACTGCTGTCACTGCAATTTTGATAGATGGGCTGAAATTATGGGTTGCCAATATTGGAGATTCACGTGCTGTTCTCTCAAAGGAAGGGCAGGCGATACAGATGAGTATCGATCATGAGCCGAACACAGAGCGTGGCAGCATCGAGAACAGAGGTGGCTTTGTCTCAAACATGCCAG GGGATGTGGCAAGAGTGAATGGCCAACTTGCTGTTTCTCGCGCATTTGGAGATAAGAATCTTAAGTCACACCTCCGATCCGATCCCGACATGAAAACTGTCGATATTGACTCGGATACCGAACTTCTCATCCTTGCAAGTGATGGACTATGGAAG GTCATGTCCAATCAAGAAGCCGTTGATATTGCGAAAAAGACCAAGGACCCGCTTCGAGCAGCTAAAAGGCTAATAACCGAGTCACTGAACCGAGACAGTAAGGATGATATCTCCTGTATTGTAGTTCGTTTCAAGGGTTAA
- the LOC105795082 gene encoding metacaspase-1 has product MDMRRSTPCSRCRQRFMAKSVTKGADVECPSCKPNYLPIPADEQYSSSQQQQYGLRSRMRCFYSQIRGKVHQSTVTPSLNPDPSAFNSMKIRSSKRAVLCGITYNNLKQYRLKGTINDVRNMRDLLINNFGYPGHFIRVLTEEESDPRFIPTRKNIEDSLRWLVSDSRQGDSLVFFYSGHGLRQPDFNNDEDDGFDETICPVDFQEAGMIVDNDLNTLIVRPLTPGVTLHAIVDACHSGTILDLPKVYMSKEKKWVNSSPPSGAEKRTNGGLAISIGACLDHQAAADTSAFTAGKMNGALTYILAEILKKLPGPTYGDLFDLIKETLDNVNQSSCLANTRFLRRLFNSNFSQTPLLSSSAEFDVYKKHLFL; this is encoded by the exons ATGGATATGCGAAGAAGCACACCTTGCTCACGATGCAGGCAAAGATTTATGGCGAAATCAGTGACCAAAGGTGCAGATGTTGAATGCCCTTCATGCAAACCTAACTATCTTCCCATTCCAGCCGATGAACAATATTCTTCGAGCCAGCAGCAGCAGTATGGGCTACGCAGCCGAATGAGatgcttttatagccaaatcaGAGGAAAAGTGCATCAAAGTACGGTAACTCCTTCCTTAAATCCCGACCCCTCGGCTTTCAACTCGATGAAGATCAGATCAAGCAAGCGAGCTGTGCTTTGCGGAATCACTTACAACAACTTGAAGCAGTATAGACTTAAAGGAACCATTAACGACGTCAGAAACATGAGAGATTTGTTGATTAACAATTTCGGGTACCCTGGACATTTCATTCGGGTTCTCACCG AAGAGGAGTCGGACCCACGGTTTATACCGACGAGGAAAAACATCGAGGATTCATTGAGATGGTTGGTGAGTGACAGCCGGCAGGGAGATTCGTTGGTGTTTTTCTACTCCGGTCATGGGTTACGGCAACCGGATTTTAACAACGATGAGGATGATGGATTCGATGAAACTATATGTCCGGTTGATTTCCAAGAAGCGGGGATGATAGTGGATAATGATCTTAATACCCTCATCGTTCGGCCACTCACCCCTGGCGTTACGCTTCATGCCATTGTTGACGCTTGCCATAGCGGAACCATTTTAGATCTTCCCAAAGTTTATATGAGTAAAGA GAAAAAATGGGTAAACAGCAGTCCTCCGTCGGGTGCGGAGAAACGTACAAATGGTGGATTAGCTATTTCTATTGGTGCTTGTCTTGATCACCAAGCCGCTGCCGATACCTCT GCATTTACCGCCGGCAAGATGAACGGTGCACTGACCTACATATTGGCGGAGATTCTGAAGAAATTACCAGGCCCGACGTATGGAGACTTATTCGATTTAATTAAAGAAACCCTTGATAACGTTAACCAATCTAGTTGCCTTGCTAATACAAGATTCTTGAGGAGACTCTTCAACTCCAATTTCTCACAG ACACCACTTCTTTCGTCTTCGGCAGAGTTCGACGTTTACAAAAAGCATTTGTTCctgtaa
- the LOC105795081 gene encoding MADS-box protein SOC1 isoform X4, which produces MVRGKAQMRRIENDTSRQVTFSKRRNGLLKKAFELSVLCDAEVALIIFSPKGKLFEFASCSMQQTIERYRWHTKDNKTNKPIEQNLQHLKAESANMLKTEDLEVSRSNKLQLQAFWHM; this is translated from the exons ATGGTGAGGGGAAAAGCACAAATGAGGCGCATAGAGAACGATACGAGCAGGCAAGTTACATTCTCAAAACGACGAAATGGGCTACTAAAGAAAGCTTTTGAACTATCAGTTCTTTGTGATGCTGAAGTTGCTTTAATCATCTTCTCTCCTAAAGGCAAGCTCTTTGAATTTGCAAGCTGTag CATGCAGCAAACTATAGAACGTTATAGGTGGCATACAAAGGATAACAAAACCAATAAGCCAATTGAACAAAACCTGCAG CATCTAAAGGCTGAATCAGCAAACATGTTGAAGACAGAGGATCTTGAAGTTTCAAGAAG CAATAAGCTCCAGTTGCAGGCTTTTTGGCATATGTAG
- the LOC105795080 gene encoding probable protein phosphatase 2C 10 isoform X2, which yields MEDYHVAKFAQHRGHELGLFAIYDGHLGDSVPAYLQKHLFSNILKDEEFWTNPRGSISKAYEQTDQAILTHTPDLGRGGSTAVTAILIDGLKLWVANIGDSRAVLSKEGQAIQMSIDHEPNTERGSIENRGGFVSNMPGDVARVNGQLAVSRAFGDKNLKSHLRSDPDMKTVDIDSDTELLILASDGLWKVMSNQEAVDIAKKTKDPLRAAKRLITESLNRDSKDDISCIVVRFKG from the exons ATGGAGGATTATCATGTTGCAAAGTTTGCTCAGCATCGGGGACATGAGCTCGGACTTTTTGCCATATATGATGGCCATTTGGGAGATAGCGTACCAGCCTATCTGCAAAAGCATTTGTTTTCCAACATCTTGAAGGAT GAGGAGTTTTGGACCAATCCCAGGGGGTCCATCTCTAAAGCTTATGAGCAGACAGACCAAGCAATTCTCACACACACTCCCGACTTGGGTCGAGGGGGATCCACTGCTGTCACTGCAATTTTGATAGATGGGCTGAAATTATGGGTTGCCAATATTGGAGATTCACGTGCTGTTCTCTCAAAGGAAGGGCAGGCGATACAGATGAGTATCGATCATGAGCCGAACACAGAGCGTGGCAGCATCGAGAACAGAGGTGGCTTTGTCTCAAACATGCCAG GGGATGTGGCAAGAGTGAATGGCCAACTTGCTGTTTCTCGCGCATTTGGAGATAAGAATCTTAAGTCACACCTCCGATCCGATCCCGACATGAAAACTGTCGATATTGACTCGGATACCGAACTTCTCATCCTTGCAAGTGATGGACTATGGAAG GTCATGTCCAATCAAGAAGCCGTTGATATTGCGAAAAAGACCAAGGACCCGCTTCGAGCAGCTAAAAGGCTAATAACCGAGTCACTGAACCGAGACAGTAAGGATGATATCTCCTGTATTGTAGTTCGTTTCAAGGGTTAA
- the LOC105795081 gene encoding MADS-box protein SOC1 isoform X3: MVRGKAQMRRIENDTSRQVTFSKRRNGLLKKAFELSVLCDAEVALIIFSPKGKLFEFASCSMQQTIERYRWHTKDNKTNKPIEQNLQHLKAESANMLKTEDLEVSRRYWSFYKIQPPTKIYIGVKI, translated from the exons ATGGTGAGGGGAAAAGCACAAATGAGGCGCATAGAGAACGATACGAGCAGGCAAGTTACATTCTCAAAACGACGAAATGGGCTACTAAAGAAAGCTTTTGAACTATCAGTTCTTTGTGATGCTGAAGTTGCTTTAATCATCTTCTCTCCTAAAGGCAAGCTCTTTGAATTTGCAAGCTGTag CATGCAGCAAACTATAGAACGTTATAGGTGGCATACAAAGGATAACAAAACCAATAAGCCAATTGAACAAAACCTGCAG CATCTAAAGGCTGAATCAGCAAACATGTTGAAGACAGAGGATCTTGAAGTTTCAAGAAGGTATTGGTCTTTTTATAAGATTCAACCCCccaccaaaatatatattgggGTTAAAATATAA
- the LOC105795081 gene encoding MADS-box transcription factor 55 isoform X1, whose product MVRGKAQMRRIENDTSRQVTFSKRRNGLLKKAFELSVLCDAEVALIIFSPKGKLFEFASCSMQQTIERYRWHTKDNKTNKPIEQNLQVSMSFVFDVLMQLIIDLFMIFISLLYIDSPPFVSKHMNLNRLFLLIVTYKLHLKAESANMLKTEDLEVSRRYWSFYKIQPPTKIYIGVKI is encoded by the exons ATGGTGAGGGGAAAAGCACAAATGAGGCGCATAGAGAACGATACGAGCAGGCAAGTTACATTCTCAAAACGACGAAATGGGCTACTAAAGAAAGCTTTTGAACTATCAGTTCTTTGTGATGCTGAAGTTGCTTTAATCATCTTCTCTCCTAAAGGCAAGCTCTTTGAATTTGCAAGCTGTag CATGCAGCAAACTATAGAACGTTATAGGTGGCATACAAAGGATAACAAAACCAATAAGCCAATTGAACAAAACCTGCAGGTTAGCATGTCTTTTGTTTTTGATGTCTTAATGCAATTAATTAtagatttatttatgattttcatcTCTTTACTTTATATAGATTCTCCTCCATTTGTTAGTAAACACATGAATTTGAATCGCTTGTTTTTGTTAATTGTCACCTATAAATTG CATCTAAAGGCTGAATCAGCAAACATGTTGAAGACAGAGGATCTTGAAGTTTCAAGAAGGTATTGGTCTTTTTATAAGATTCAACCCCccaccaaaatatatattgggGTTAAAATATAA
- the LOC105795081 gene encoding MADS-box transcription factor 50 isoform X2: MVRGKAQMRRIENDTSRQVTFSKRRNGLLKKAFELSVLCDAEVALIIFSPKGKLFEFASCSMQQTIERYRWHTKDNKTNKPIEQNLQVSMSFVFDVLMQLIIDLFMIFISLLYIDSPPFVSKHMNLNRLFLLIVTYKLHLKAESANMLKTEDLEVSRSNKLQLQAFWHM; this comes from the exons ATGGTGAGGGGAAAAGCACAAATGAGGCGCATAGAGAACGATACGAGCAGGCAAGTTACATTCTCAAAACGACGAAATGGGCTACTAAAGAAAGCTTTTGAACTATCAGTTCTTTGTGATGCTGAAGTTGCTTTAATCATCTTCTCTCCTAAAGGCAAGCTCTTTGAATTTGCAAGCTGTag CATGCAGCAAACTATAGAACGTTATAGGTGGCATACAAAGGATAACAAAACCAATAAGCCAATTGAACAAAACCTGCAGGTTAGCATGTCTTTTGTTTTTGATGTCTTAATGCAATTAATTAtagatttatttatgattttcatcTCTTTACTTTATATAGATTCTCCTCCATTTGTTAGTAAACACATGAATTTGAATCGCTTGTTTTTGTTAATTGTCACCTATAAATTG CATCTAAAGGCTGAATCAGCAAACATGTTGAAGACAGAGGATCTTGAAGTTTCAAGAAG CAATAAGCTCCAGTTGCAGGCTTTTTGGCATATGTAG